The Quercus lobata isolate SW786 chromosome 9, ValleyOak3.0 Primary Assembly, whole genome shotgun sequence region ATCTTCAAATACATATACACTAATTGATTCATCccctaaatctttttttttttttcttgtgaaatAAAACTTTCATTGCATGGGCAAcaagggttttaaaaaaataaaaataaaacctaggTTCCTCTCCTCCAAAATTGCAAAAAACGCATAAGGGGGAGGGAGCCCGGCCcacaaaagaatttaaaagagccCATTTAGTCAACACATGGGTAGAATCTCTAGGAACCCACCCAAAAGAACAGAGCAAAATCCTAAGCTTAATTATGCAATAATATATCCACACACACTACTTGCAATTTTCCAACTAGATGACCTCCCTAAGTTGTTGATGGCCTCTACACAAGACAAACAATCTCCTTTGACAGAAATCTTTAGCGATAGGAAAATGGTGATGTATATCAAATAACTCATTAGACAAAGCACTAATtacttatatttattaattcttCACATTGTGATAAATACAAAATGTTTGAAACATATCCACACAAACAAAATGATATTCATAGTTTACAAATGCGAGTATATATACATAAAGAATGCATTTACTAAGAATAATGTTAGTTACAGAacaatttttatcatgtttttttcataaataagaTCCTTTCACTCAGGGCAATCACTAACACTCtttttattatacatcaatCATAACGGACCATGTgaacaattgtgaaaaaaatgttGCTGAAAATGATAGGTGCCAATACTTATTGATTTacttaatgagaaagaaagataaTCTAATTCTACAAGCATAATTCAGTTCAAAGGCTAAGAAAAATACAGGTACAGAAAAAGAACTGCTTTTAGAAAGGCTAGGCTatccatctttttcttttcagatAAATGTCACTGCTACTTTTTCAAAGGCTAGGCTatccatctttttcttttcagatAAATGTCACTGCTTgcttctaaatttcaaattacttAATGCACTAATTTCATGCTGTTACATCACCTTCTGTATCAGACTACAAAACAAAATGCACTCCACTTATAACTAAAATGGACGAATTTCATTTGATCCCAACTCTCTCTCCATTCTTTACAAATACTAGGATATCTACATATGTCAATGATGACACATATTCCTCTTCAAAATGAAAAGACTTCTAAAAAACAGAAAGCTATATGTGACCCAAATATTAAACTCTAAAGCTTGAATTTGACAGCCTCATAGCAAAATAATTTACTTAATCTCTGCCATATGCCATTAAAGGTGGGTTGCCTCTTCTCAAATTCTTTTGGAACTCCCAATATTCTACGTGCTCTGAAGCATGGCAATGTGCTGGTTCAGGCTCTGTCCAGTACTTGCATGGTGCAGCTGAATCGCAAACGTAACAATAACACTGCATTCCATCAATATTCGAAAATTTATCAGTATATCTTTATGTATAACAGGTATAAACTATATGCACTTAAACACTGATTAAATTAGCTGTTAAATAAAACTATCACCATCTTGCAGTAGTTCTCATGAGGTGTTGTATGAAAGGGGAAGTTGAGACATGCATGCCTTGAATGTGGATAATCTCTAAGAGCCACCTATTTATCattaatcaaattatatatCAAAACCTCTCAGTaaaacacacatacaaacacaaacacttcCAATGATACTAATGTATTAAGATTGTAAATATAACACACTGATAACACAAAAGCAAGTTAACCAGACATCAAGTTTGTGAAAAAAAGTGCAAACCATACCTGGCCTTTTTCAGCAATAACAAAGAGATCATTAGCACCATCAGGATGACCATCAATAAGATTATTGTTCGTGGAGAGGTTGAAGACGTCGAGGGGCTCGTAAGGGTCGAACTCCAAGATGAAACAGTCCTCTATTTCTTCTATGCGCTTCGTGTCCGCCTTTTCTTTGAGACAAAATATGGATCTAATTGGAGACccaatagaagaagaagaagaaatgtcTCCGACTTCATTATAACCTGATTCATCTGAAGAAGTAATTGACTTCATCTGACTAACAAGTTTTCTCTGTTTCTCGGATGAGAAGGGTGATATATTAAGCTCATTTTcactcattttctttcttctgttTGGTTACCATGCAGTTGAGTCCCTATGAATCAAGACGCAGAGA contains the following coding sequences:
- the LOC115958947 gene encoding uncharacterized protein LOC115958947 isoform X1; its protein translation is MSENELNISPFSSEKQRKLVSQMKSITSSDESGYNEVGDISSSSSIGSPIRSIFCLKEKADTKRIEEIEDCFILEFDPYEPLDVFNLSTNNNLIDGHPDGANDLFVIAEKGQVALRDYPHSRHACLNFPFHTTPHENYCKMCYCYVCDSAAPCKYWTEPEPAHCHASEHVEYWEFQKNLRRGNPPLMAYGRD
- the LOC115958947 gene encoding uncharacterized protein LOC115958947 isoform X2, with the translated sequence MSENELNISPFSSEKQRKLVSQMKSITSSDESGYNEVGDISSSSSIGSPIRSIFCLKEKADTKRIEEIEDCFILEFDPYEPLDVFNLSTNNNLIDGHPDGANDLFVIAEKGQCYCYVCDSAAPCKYWTEPEPAHCHASEHVEYWEFQKNLRRGNPPLMAYGRD